In Crassostrea angulata isolate pt1a10 chromosome 4, ASM2561291v2, whole genome shotgun sequence, one genomic interval encodes:
- the LOC128181731 gene encoding uncharacterized protein LOC128181731 — protein sequence MEDGIQLQNKDIKHYCLNAERCLADFYLAYIDALGHRGPFYRRPLASGIKYSEQVLGINKIKGLMKEISRNAGLVGNFTNHSGKRTCATQLYQAGVDEQDIMSRTGHRSESAVRKYKRSNSVLQESVSKVLDPPKKTKCEIALTPEMDLDVSPLLGKHSDNDEKSDSSKSVFNNCVFNFKA from the exons ATGGAGGACGGTATTCAGTTGCAAAACAAGGACATCAAACACTACTGCCTCAATG cGGAGAGATGTTTGGCTGACTTTTACCTGGCATATATTGACGCCCTCGGACACAGGGGTCCATTTTACAGACGACCTTTGGCAAGTGGTATCAAGTACAGCGAGCAGGTTCTTGGGATAAACAAAATCAAGGGTCTGATGAAAGAGATATCCAGAAACGCTGGACTTGTCGGGAATTTTACAAATCATTCCGGTAAAAGGACTTGTGCTACCCAGCTGTATCAAGCGGGCGTCGACGAGCAAGATATCATGAGTAGAACCGGTCATAGGTCCGAATCCGCTGTTAGGAAGTACAAGCGTTCAAATTCCGTTCTTCAAGAAAGTGTTTCGAAAGTTTTGGATCCGCCCAAGAAGACGAAATGTGAGATTGCATTAACGCCCGAGATGGATCTAGATGTATCGCCATTATTAGGAAAACATTCCGACAACGACGAGAAAAGTGATTCCTCGAAGTCAGTCTTTAACaattgtgtttttaattttaaggcataa